Proteins found in one Pseudomonas mosselii genomic segment:
- a CDS encoding GGDEF domain-containing protein gives MAKDLPPTPAGTPRPEAAQTLLALLHAQGEVARLSEREQLYSSLLDSVNAVLWAFDWETRQVLYVSPAYERIFGRPASLVLADYNEWRDAIYPDDLEYAERSLAQVLVKGTVEDREYRILNAAGEVRWLSDKCYINQQREGDQRVIIVGIAEDITEKKQLEGELQRLATTDVLTQSSNRRHFFECAQQAFDSAREDGAPMAFLLLDIDDFKHINDTYGHQEGDQVLQRIADSGKAVLRRGDQFGRIGGEEFAAVFPGCTAQVAEQIAERLQREIQRLSFSHGEHTYGVTVSQGLTGLQDEDETLDSLFARADAAMYRAKRQGKNQIVKG, from the coding sequence ATGGCCAAAGACCTCCCACCCACACCTGCCGGCACTCCCCGCCCAGAAGCCGCCCAGACCCTGCTGGCCCTGCTCCATGCCCAAGGCGAAGTGGCTCGCCTAAGCGAACGCGAGCAGCTGTACAGCTCGCTGCTCGACAGCGTCAACGCCGTGCTCTGGGCCTTCGACTGGGAAACCCGTCAGGTGCTCTACGTCAGCCCCGCCTACGAGCGCATCTTTGGCCGCCCGGCCAGCCTGGTACTGGCCGACTACAACGAATGGCGCGACGCCATCTACCCGGACGACCTGGAGTACGCCGAACGCAGCCTTGCCCAGGTGCTGGTCAAGGGCACCGTCGAGGACCGCGAATACCGCATCCTCAATGCCGCCGGCGAGGTGCGCTGGCTCAGCGACAAGTGCTACATCAACCAGCAGCGCGAGGGCGACCAGCGGGTGATCATCGTCGGCATCGCCGAGGACATCACCGAAAAAAAACAGCTCGAAGGCGAGCTGCAACGCCTGGCCACCACCGATGTGCTGACCCAGAGCAGCAACCGCCGGCACTTCTTCGAGTGCGCCCAGCAGGCCTTCGACAGCGCACGCGAGGACGGCGCGCCGATGGCCTTCCTGCTGCTGGACATCGACGATTTCAAGCATATCAACGACACCTACGGCCACCAGGAAGGCGACCAAGTGCTACAGCGCATCGCCGACAGCGGCAAGGCCGTGCTGCGCCGTGGCGATCAGTTCGGACGAATCGGTGGCGAGGAGTTTGCGGCCGTGTTCCCCGGCTGCACCGCACAAGTGGCCGAGCAAATTGCCGAGCGTCTGCAGCGGGAGATCCAGCGGTTGAGCTTCAGCCATGGCGAGCACACCTACGGGGTTACCGTAAGCCAAGGGCTGACCGGGTTGCAGGATGAGGATGAAACGCTCGACAGCCTGTTCGCCCGGGCGGACGCCGCCATGTACCGTGCCAAGCGCCAGGGCAAGAACCAGATCGTTAAAGGCTGA
- the gabT gene encoding 4-aminobutyrate--2-oxoglutarate transaminase produces MSKTNESLMQRRVAAVPRGVGQIHPIFVDTAKNSTVIDVEGRELIDFAGGIAVLNTGHLHPKVVAAVQEQLTKVSHTCFQVLAYEPYVELCEKINKLVPGNFDKKTLLVTTGSEAVENAVKIARAATGRAGVIAFTGGYHGRTMMTLGLTGKVVPYSAGMGLMPGGIFRALFPSELHGISVDDAIASVERIFKNDAEPRDIAAIILEPVQGEGGFLPAPKELMKRLRALCDQHGILLIADEVQTGAGRTGTFFAMEQMGVAPDLTTFAKSIAGGFPLAGVCGKAEYMDAIAPGGLGGTYAGSPIACAAALAVIEVFEEEKLLDRSKAVGERLTAGLREIQKKHPIIGDIRGLGSMIAVEVFEKGTHTPNAAAVAQVVAKARDKGLILLSCGTYGNVLRILVPLTAEDALLDKGLAIIEECFAELA; encoded by the coding sequence ATGAGCAAGACCAACGAATCCCTGATGCAACGCCGTGTCGCCGCCGTCCCACGTGGCGTTGGCCAGATTCACCCGATCTTCGTCGATACCGCGAAGAACTCGACAGTGATCGACGTCGAAGGCCGCGAACTGATCGACTTCGCCGGCGGCATCGCGGTGTTGAACACCGGCCACCTGCATCCAAAAGTGGTCGCGGCCGTGCAAGAGCAACTGACCAAGGTCAGCCACACCTGCTTCCAGGTGCTGGCCTACGAGCCCTACGTCGAGCTGTGCGAGAAGATCAACAAGCTGGTCCCAGGCAACTTCGACAAGAAGACCCTGCTGGTCACCACCGGCTCCGAAGCCGTTGAAAACGCCGTGAAGATCGCCCGTGCCGCCACCGGCCGTGCCGGCGTGATCGCCTTCACCGGCGGCTACCACGGCCGCACCATGATGACCCTGGGCCTGACCGGCAAGGTCGTGCCGTACTCCGCTGGCATGGGCCTGATGCCAGGCGGCATCTTCCGCGCCCTGTTCCCGAGCGAACTGCACGGCATCAGCGTCGATGACGCCATTGCCTCGGTCGAGCGCATCTTCAAGAACGACGCCGAGCCACGCGACATCGCCGCGATCATCCTCGAGCCAGTACAAGGCGAAGGCGGTTTCCTGCCGGCGCCGAAAGAGCTGATGAAGCGCCTGCGCGCCCTGTGCGACCAGCACGGCATCCTGCTGATCGCCGACGAAGTACAGACCGGCGCTGGCCGCACCGGCACCTTCTTCGCCATGGAGCAGATGGGCGTCGCGCCTGACCTGACCACCTTCGCCAAGTCGATCGCCGGCGGCTTCCCGCTGGCCGGTGTGTGCGGCAAGGCCGAGTACATGGACGCCATCGCCCCGGGCGGCCTGGGCGGCACCTATGCCGGCTCGCCGATCGCCTGCGCCGCGGCCCTGGCCGTAATCGAAGTGTTCGAGGAAGAGAAACTGCTGGATCGCAGCAAGGCTGTCGGCGAGCGCCTGACCGCCGGCCTGCGTGAAATCCAGAAGAAGCACCCGATCATCGGCGATATCCGTGGTCTGGGCTCGATGATCGCGGTGGAAGTCTTTGAGAAAGGCACCCACACCCCGAACGCCGCCGCTGTTGCCCAGGTGGTCGCCAAGGCGCGCGACAAAGGCCTGATCCTGCTGTCCTGCGGCACTTACGGCAACGTCCTGCGGATTCTGGTTCCGCTGACCGCCGAAGACGCGCTGCTGGACAAAGGCCTGGCCATCATCGAAGAGTGCTTCGCCGAACTGGCCTGA
- the desA gene encoding delta-9 fatty acid desaturase DesA, with amino-acid sequence MWYYGLLDLSAWQLVAVTLLMTHLTIVSVTIYLHRYSAHRALELNAGLKHFFRFWLWLTTAQNTREWTAIHRKHHAKCETPDDPHSPVHKGLGTVLRKGAELYREEARNEETLRIYGKNCPDDWIERNLYTRFKLGGIALMAVIDLLLFGTIGITIWAIQMMWIPFWAAGVVNGLGHAVGYRNFECRDAATNLVPWGIIIGGEELHNNHHTYPNSAKLSVRRWEFDMGWMWIRLLSLLRLAKVQRVAPIAHRVEGKASLDMDTAMAILNNRFQIMAQYRKLVIGPLVKQELDKVDASLRHRFRRAKRLLSRETSLLQDRHHVRIESMLAHSQALKTIYEKRLALQQIWARTSANGHDMLAAMKDWVHEAEASGIHSLRDFAAQLKTYSLRPNGA; translated from the coding sequence ATGTGGTACTACGGTCTACTCGACTTGTCGGCCTGGCAACTGGTCGCCGTCACCCTGCTGATGACCCACCTGACCATCGTCAGCGTCACCATCTACCTGCACCGCTACTCGGCGCACCGCGCCCTGGAGCTGAACGCGGGGCTCAAGCATTTCTTCCGTTTCTGGCTGTGGCTCACCACCGCGCAGAACACCCGCGAATGGACCGCCATCCACCGCAAGCACCACGCCAAGTGCGAAACCCCGGACGACCCGCACAGCCCCGTGCACAAGGGCCTGGGCACCGTGCTGCGCAAGGGTGCCGAGCTGTACCGTGAAGAGGCGCGTAACGAGGAAACGCTGCGCATCTACGGCAAGAACTGCCCGGACGACTGGATCGAGCGCAACCTCTACACCCGCTTCAAGCTCGGCGGCATCGCCCTGATGGCGGTCATCGACCTGCTGCTGTTCGGCACCATCGGCATCACCATCTGGGCGATCCAGATGATGTGGATCCCGTTCTGGGCCGCCGGCGTGGTCAACGGCCTGGGCCATGCCGTGGGCTACCGCAACTTCGAGTGCCGCGACGCCGCCACCAACCTGGTGCCGTGGGGCATCATCATTGGTGGGGAGGAGCTGCACAACAACCACCACACCTACCCCAACTCGGCGAAGCTGTCGGTGCGGCGCTGGGAATTCGACATGGGCTGGATGTGGATCCGTCTGCTGAGCCTGCTGCGCCTGGCCAAGGTCCAGCGTGTCGCGCCCATCGCCCATCGCGTGGAGGGCAAGGCGTCGCTGGACATGGACACCGCCATGGCCATCCTCAACAACCGCTTCCAGATCATGGCCCAGTACCGCAAGCTGGTGATCGGCCCGCTGGTCAAGCAAGAGCTGGACAAGGTCGACGCCTCGCTGCGCCACCGTTTCCGCCGTGCCAAGCGCCTGCTCTCGCGGGAAACCAGCCTGCTGCAGGACCGCCACCACGTGCGCATCGAGTCGATGCTGGCCCACAGCCAGGCTCTCAAGACCATCTACGAAAAGCGCCTGGCGCTGCAGCAGATCTGGGCGCGCACCAGCGCCAACGGCCACGATATGCTCGCCGCGATGAAGGATTGGGTACACGAGGCCGAGGCCAGTGGCATCCACTCGCTGCGTGACTTCGCCGCCCAGCTCAAGACCTACTCGCTCCGCCCCAATGGCGCCTGA
- a CDS encoding response regulator yields MSAVDPVPPCVLIAEGDPWVRDMLSEMLLSVRCDARLQVCADGSEALSALAAKPDLIIAARELSGFDGLDLLRKVRAKGDKPGLPFILMSDRTDSASVREALPLHPTAYLSKPLDLDNLRKRLENLLLAVGEQIACPVPPLQPGARLPAYLEQRRATADGGPLFADVQVAVKRALNPHGLNLKVLEEEVRNDPQITGVLIAAANSAALHREAPVQTLLQALNKLGSTQSMNLILGLTLKRSARLTDPLLARHATHYWNLSLHTAEYGRTLARMLEVDEARCYCAGLLHCLGDLAVLRTLQEWRLAGGELDEDQVELSLNEFGAPFGSALRTRWRLPLDLRELIAAVYQLGGGVYSREILAMNLAGQLSRLKPSEGLEKVASSKTARLLKLGLPELSRLRKVDPEALAREEAERLAAEAAESKLQVAPIAALTIDADPAGGEEQA; encoded by the coding sequence ATGAGCGCTGTCGACCCCGTCCCCCCCTGCGTGCTGATTGCCGAAGGCGATCCCTGGGTGCGCGACATGCTCAGCGAAATGCTGCTTAGCGTGCGCTGCGATGCCCGCCTGCAGGTTTGTGCCGATGGTTCCGAGGCGCTGAGTGCGCTGGCGGCCAAACCCGACCTGATCATCGCTGCCCGTGAACTCTCAGGGTTCGACGGCCTCGATCTGCTGCGCAAGGTGCGCGCCAAGGGCGACAAGCCCGGTTTGCCGTTCATCCTCATGAGTGACCGCACCGACAGCGCCAGTGTGCGCGAGGCGCTGCCGTTGCACCCGACCGCCTACCTGAGCAAGCCGCTTGACCTGGACAACCTGCGCAAGCGCCTGGAGAACCTGCTGCTGGCAGTAGGTGAGCAGATCGCCTGCCCGGTACCGCCGTTGCAGCCCGGCGCGCGACTGCCGGCCTACCTGGAACAGCGCCGGGCCACCGCCGACGGCGGCCCGCTGTTTGCCGATGTGCAGGTGGCGGTCAAGCGAGCCCTCAACCCCCATGGCCTCAACCTCAAGGTGCTCGAGGAAGAGGTGCGCAACGACCCACAGATCACCGGCGTGCTCATCGCCGCCGCCAACAGTGCCGCCCTGCACCGTGAAGCGCCGGTACAGACCCTGCTGCAGGCGCTGAACAAGCTCGGCAGCACCCAGAGCATGAACCTCATCCTCGGCCTCACGCTCAAGCGCAGCGCCCGTTTGACCGACCCCCTGCTGGCGCGGCACGCCACCCATTACTGGAACCTGTCGCTGCACACCGCCGAGTACGGCCGCACATTGGCGCGCATGCTCGAGGTGGACGAAGCGCGTTGTTACTGCGCGGGGCTGCTGCACTGCCTGGGTGACCTGGCGGTGCTGCGCACCTTGCAGGAGTGGCGCCTGGCCGGTGGCGAGCTGGACGAGGACCAGGTGGAGCTGTCGCTCAACGAGTTCGGCGCGCCGTTCGGCTCGGCACTGCGCACCCGCTGGCGTCTGCCGTTGGACCTGCGCGAGCTGATCGCCGCGGTGTACCAGCTGGGCGGCGGCGTCTACTCCCGGGAGATCCTGGCGATGAACCTGGCCGGGCAGCTGTCGCGGCTCAAGCCCAGCGAAGGGCTGGAGAAGGTCGCCAGCAGCAAGACGGCGCGCTTGCTAAAACTTGGATTGCCGGAGCTGTCGCGGCTGCGCAAGGTGGACCCTGAGGCGCTGGCGCGGGAGGAGGCCGAGCGTCTGGCGGCGGAAGCGGCCGAGAGCAAGCTGCAGGTTGCTCCCATCGCTGCCCTGACTATTGATGCTGATCCGGCGGGGGGTGAGGAGCAGGCCTGA